Proteins encoded in a region of the Candidatus Nanosynbacter sp. HMT-352 genome:
- a CDS encoding ABC transporter ATP-binding protein, producing the protein MIELKNVTKIYGKKKNQFVALNDVSLQIPTGVSVAILGKSGSGKSTLMHAISGLDRPQQGQVIIDGQDILKLKQKQVDEFRARKIGFIFQSFFVQGNESVADNVSLPLEIVKMPRSLRESKINEALKAVDLYEKRKNRAKDLSGGQKQRLAIARAIVGNPQIIFADEPTGNLDSETGAKVEELLFNYNKQEGTTLIIVTHDVDLAKKCDYQILIKDGMVKGSNMPQEGKSGR; encoded by the coding sequence ATGATTGAGCTTAAAAATGTGACGAAAATTTACGGCAAAAAGAAGAATCAATTTGTGGCGCTAAATGATGTGAGTCTGCAAATTCCGACTGGTGTGAGCGTGGCGATTTTGGGAAAATCTGGTTCGGGAAAATCGACGCTGATGCACGCAATTTCTGGCTTGGATCGACCGCAGCAAGGCCAAGTGATTATTGACGGTCAAGACATTTTGAAATTGAAACAAAAGCAAGTTGACGAGTTTCGTGCGAGAAAAATAGGTTTTATTTTTCAGAGTTTCTTTGTCCAGGGTAATGAAAGCGTGGCGGATAATGTGAGTTTGCCGCTGGAAATTGTGAAAATGCCAAGAAGTTTGAGAGAAAGCAAGATTAATGAGGCGCTGAAGGCGGTGGACTTGTATGAGAAACGCAAGAATCGTGCAAAGGATTTGTCGGGCGGTCAGAAGCAGCGTTTGGCGATTGCGCGGGCGATTGTCGGAAACCCGCAGATCATTTTTGCAGACGAACCTACGGGAAATTTGGATAGCGAAACTGGCGCGAAGGTGGAAGAATTGCTATTCAATTACAACAAGCAAGAAGGCACAACTCTGATTATCGTGACACACGACGTTGATTTGGCTAAAAAATGCGATTATCAAATTCTGATCAAAGACGGCATGGTTAAGGGGTCTAATATGCCGCAAGAAGGTAAAAGTGGACGTTGA
- a CDS encoding PadR family transcriptional regulator: MDVDSYAESLAVQLRKGFLVYCVLLVCSNKAQYAGDIVKQLNDSDLTVVEGTIYPLLNRLQKDGYLQHEWQESEQGPPRKYYSLTNHGDQLIHELKDRINMLNNSLDNLEKGIK; encoded by the coding sequence GTGGACGTTGATAGCTATGCGGAAAGCTTAGCGGTCCAACTGCGAAAAGGATTTTTGGTTTACTGCGTTTTACTGGTTTGTTCTAATAAAGCGCAGTACGCTGGCGACATCGTTAAGCAATTGAACGATTCGGATTTAACGGTGGTCGAAGGTACGATTTATCCGCTATTGAATAGGCTGCAGAAGGACGGATATTTGCAGCACGAATGGCAGGAAAGCGAGCAAGGTCCGCCGCGAAAATATTATTCATTGACAAATCACGGCGATCAGTTGATTCATGAACTTAAAGATCGCATAAATATGTTAAATAATTCGCTTGACAACTTAGAGAAAGGAATAAAATAA
- a CDS encoding PspC domain-containing protein translates to MKEITRIHLAKTAFSVEIDAKKSLEKYLNSIQKNMHADAEAMKEIEARMVEILVERGVMKEGIISDDDVLAIKTQMGEPRDFSDDSEDSTDELTDNNEKPEKQLMRDTDGAVIGGVCAGIAAYFNINPLWVRLIAIISPFVTFGTMVLVYLAMWVSMPPAKTASDKLRMRGKPVTLAALKEASADGSSITSVGKTPIAKFFQYFVGVMVLLTTLAVLFGLIVGGALGVSVVDMFGGLGMQMWAWGVWTSLAIGGIAAVIFGAIATHSIFAWRVNRISVIAMIVSASVVFMSLASAAIFSAHAGLEYARESQQLTKKVNIDIPDTTNANSIFIDMPVGNVSRINSDKFKVEAEFVDLPKANKPEINVRRDGDKIVLSVSKKCNAIFFDGCLNFYKPITGLKIYAPAGVNVSGLFYQNSIEAENSES, encoded by the coding sequence ATGAAGGAAATAACCAGGATTCATCTGGCAAAAACGGCGTTTAGTGTGGAAATTGACGCTAAGAAATCGCTAGAAAAATATCTTAATTCGATTCAGAAAAATATGCACGCCGACGCGGAAGCGATGAAGGAAATTGAGGCACGAATGGTTGAGATTTTAGTCGAGCGTGGCGTGATGAAAGAGGGTATTATTAGCGACGATGACGTTTTGGCGATTAAAACTCAAATGGGCGAACCGCGCGATTTTTCGGATGATAGCGAGGATTCAACTGATGAATTGACGGATAATAACGAGAAGCCAGAAAAGCAATTGATGCGCGACACGGACGGGGCTGTCATTGGCGGCGTGTGCGCGGGAATCGCGGCATACTTTAATATCAATCCGTTGTGGGTGCGACTGATTGCAATTATCTCGCCGTTCGTGACATTCGGTACAATGGTGCTGGTTTACCTCGCGATGTGGGTGTCAATGCCACCAGCAAAAACCGCGTCGGACAAATTACGAATGCGCGGGAAGCCAGTAACTTTGGCTGCACTTAAGGAAGCTTCCGCTGATGGAAGTTCAATTACGTCTGTCGGAAAAACTCCAATTGCGAAATTTTTCCAATATTTTGTCGGTGTTATGGTGCTACTTACGACGCTAGCGGTGCTGTTTGGGCTGATTGTTGGCGGAGCGCTCGGCGTTTCTGTGGTTGATATGTTCGGTGGTTTGGGTATGCAAATGTGGGCGTGGGGAGTATGGACTTCCTTGGCAATTGGCGGAATCGCGGCGGTGATATTTGGCGCAATTGCAACGCATAGCATATTCGCCTGGAGGGTCAATCGAATATCTGTGATTGCAATGATCGTGTCGGCGTCCGTTGTTTTTATGAGTTTGGCAAGCGCTGCAATATTTAGCGCTCACGCTGGCTTGGAATATGCACGTGAATCGCAGCAACTCACGAAGAAAGTGAATATCGATATTCCAGATACGACAAACGCTAATTCAATTTTTATCGATATGCCAGTGGGGAATGTTTCGCGAATAAATTCTGACAAATTTAAGGTGGAAGCGGAGTTTGTGGATTTACCAAAGGCGAATAAGCCAGAAATTAACGTGCGCCGTGATGGCGATAAAATCGTGCTGTCCGTTTCTAAAAAGTGTAACGCGATATTCTTTGACGGTTGCTTGAATTTTTATAAGCCGATAACTGGCTTGAAAATTTATGCTCCTGCGGGCGTGAATGTTAGCGGTTTGTTTTATCAAAATTCGATTGAAGCAGAAAATTCCGAATCTTAA